One window of the Halobacillus litoralis genome contains the following:
- a CDS encoding alpha/beta hydrolase family esterase has translation MNTHVQVAKDSIPSKDGDRTFYYTLPESEGEPVPLVFCFHGAGSSAKYHMSMTNFHELAAKAKACFVFPEAVQVDPDDPMSKQFNEGRRKNKSFQNEIDDAGFVLRLIDYFRSLSHIDETRIFLSGFSNGSAFAMKLAIENPDLFAAVGGVSGPVVKEVAAKVEWSKPMPLIFFMGEDDRVVPYDGVDASHYMIDQLLSAKGTAQAFACSLPAPMEEKIQKDGKVTQHIYQSGDEGAEVIFYSIEGSGHTWPGGSLKQESQLFGKVSQELDAAGLMWSFFEKMTKEEH, from the coding sequence ATGAACACACACGTACAAGTCGCAAAGGATTCGATCCCATCAAAGGATGGAGATCGCACATTCTATTATACATTGCCAGAATCAGAGGGAGAACCTGTCCCACTCGTGTTTTGTTTTCACGGTGCTGGAAGCAGTGCAAAGTATCACATGAGTATGACGAATTTTCATGAACTCGCAGCAAAAGCAAAGGCTTGTTTCGTCTTCCCTGAAGCGGTGCAGGTCGATCCGGATGATCCGATGTCAAAACAATTCAATGAAGGGAGAAGAAAAAACAAATCTTTTCAAAATGAAATTGACGATGCCGGTTTTGTATTACGATTGATCGATTATTTCCGTTCGCTCTCGCACATTGATGAAACACGGATTTTCCTGTCAGGATTTTCGAATGGATCTGCCTTTGCTATGAAACTCGCTATCGAAAATCCAGACCTTTTTGCTGCTGTTGGAGGTGTGTCCGGGCCTGTAGTGAAAGAGGTAGCTGCTAAGGTTGAATGGTCAAAACCAATGCCTCTCATCTTTTTCATGGGTGAAGACGACCGGGTCGTACCTTATGACGGGGTGGATGCTTCTCATTATATGATTGACCAGCTCTTGTCAGCGAAGGGGACGGCACAGGCATTTGCCTGCTCTCTTCCTGCTCCGATGGAAGAAAAGATCCAAAAGGATGGAAAAGTGACTCAACACATTTATCAGTCAGGAGATGAAGGCGCAGAAGTCATTTTTTATTCTATTGAAGGGAGCGGACACACATGGCCGGGCGGCTCACTGAAACAGGAAAGCCAGCTATTCGGGAAAGTATCCCAGGAACTTGATGCCGCTGGATTGATGTGGAGTTTTTTTGAGAAAATGACAAAGGAAGAACACTGA
- a CDS encoding fumarylacetoacetate hydrolase family protein → MNSYVRARVNGLPYDQHLSASFVEEGIQVDEQSVDSWSPPVQGTVYGTLLNDREALKAMENELDNPPYKKPPEAPVLYIKPINTFSSHKADIVLPDGEDQVQIGASVGLVIGKKATNIPIENVYDYIEGYTIVNDVSIPHKSIFRPAIKEKSRDGFCPMGPWVVPKRNIADPGQLELNLYINQEFKQRFSTRNLVRSIPELLSDVTEFMTLQEGDLLMVGCGARLPTVKEGETIRVECAELGVLENTVRRVGL, encoded by the coding sequence ATGAATTCATATGTACGTGCGCGAGTAAATGGACTTCCCTATGACCAGCACTTGTCAGCTTCCTTCGTTGAAGAAGGAATACAGGTGGATGAACAATCCGTGGATTCTTGGTCTCCTCCAGTCCAAGGGACCGTCTATGGGACACTTTTGAATGATCGAGAGGCACTCAAAGCCATGGAGAATGAGTTGGATAACCCTCCATATAAAAAGCCGCCCGAAGCCCCGGTGTTGTACATAAAACCGATCAACACCTTTTCATCACACAAGGCGGATATCGTCCTTCCAGACGGGGAAGACCAGGTCCAAATCGGAGCGAGTGTCGGCCTTGTGATCGGAAAAAAAGCTACCAATATCCCAATTGAAAATGTCTATGATTATATAGAAGGTTACACGATTGTAAATGATGTCAGTATCCCGCATAAAAGTATCTTTCGTCCAGCAATCAAGGAAAAGTCACGGGACGGCTTTTGTCCGATGGGGCCATGGGTGGTACCAAAAAGAAATATCGCTGATCCGGGTCAACTAGAGTTGAACCTTTATATCAACCAGGAATTCAAACAGCGTTTTTCAACAAGAAACTTAGTCAGGTCGATCCCTGAACTTCTCTCAGACGTGACAGAGTTCATGACGCTGCAAGAAGGGGATTTGCTGATGGTCGGGTGTGGAGCGCGTCTGCCAACAGTTAAAGAAGGTGAAACAATCCGCGTGGAGTGCGCTGAACTTGGAGTGTTGGAAAACACAGTAAGGAGGGTCGGTCTATGA
- a CDS encoding fumarylacetoacetate hydrolase family protein: MKTARIAFEGDIHSAVSTSEGLLLANGKVVEEEEVVWLPPVKPVTCFALGLNYIDHASELEFQAPEEPLVFLKGPNTFIGHNGRTKRPCDVTNMHYECELAVVIGHQAKKVHQQAAYDYVAGYTIANDYAFRDYLENYYRPNLRVKNRDHSTPIGPWLVDAADVEDPMNLNLRTFVNGELVQEGSTKDMIFGVPYLIEYLSSFMTLNPGDVILTGTPKGTIDTKVGDEVVTEIEGLGRLKNTVE, translated from the coding sequence ATGAAAACAGCACGCATAGCGTTTGAAGGAGATATTCATTCTGCTGTCTCCACTTCCGAGGGGTTGTTGCTTGCGAACGGAAAAGTGGTTGAGGAAGAGGAAGTGGTATGGCTGCCACCTGTCAAGCCAGTTACATGTTTTGCACTTGGACTCAATTATATCGACCATGCGAGTGAACTGGAATTCCAGGCACCAGAGGAACCGCTCGTTTTTTTAAAAGGGCCGAACACGTTCATCGGTCATAACGGACGTACAAAAAGACCTTGTGACGTTACAAACATGCACTACGAATGTGAACTGGCAGTTGTAATCGGACACCAAGCCAAAAAGGTCCACCAACAAGCTGCTTATGACTATGTGGCTGGCTACACGATTGCAAATGACTATGCCTTCAGAGATTACTTGGAAAACTATTATCGCCCGAATTTACGCGTTAAAAACCGCGATCACTCAACACCGATCGGCCCCTGGTTAGTGGATGCGGCAGATGTCGAAGATCCAATGAATCTGAATTTGCGGACGTTTGTCAATGGGGAGCTCGTCCAGGAAGGTTCTACGAAGGATATGATTTTCGGTGTGCCATACTTGATTGAATATTTGAGCAGCTTTATGACCTTGAATCCCGGAGATGTTATTTTGACAGGGACACCTAAAGGAACGATTGATACAAAAGTTGGGGATGAAGTCGTAACAGAAATCGAAGGGCTGGGCCGCTTGAAGAACACAGTTGAATAA
- a CDS encoding 5-carboxymethyl-2-hydroxymuconate Delta-isomerase: MPHIVVEYTDNLSSHINIKGLLEQINDAVMAEKDVFPIGGIRSRAYELMDYHVADGKENDAFVHLNLKIGKGRSDEEKKRVCERLFQVLQEYFSEYASEHYLALSLELNEFQHQTYKANNIHKRFS, from the coding sequence ATGCCGCACATCGTTGTAGAATACACTGATAATTTGTCTTCACACATAAATATCAAAGGTTTGTTAGAACAAATTAATGACGCTGTCATGGCGGAAAAAGATGTATTCCCGATTGGAGGTATTCGGAGTCGTGCCTACGAACTGATGGATTATCACGTGGCGGATGGAAAGGAAAACGATGCTTTCGTCCATCTCAATTTAAAAATCGGGAAAGGACGATCAGACGAGGAAAAAAAGAGAGTATGCGAGCGGCTTTTTCAAGTTTTGCAGGAATACTTTTCCGAATATGCAAGTGAACACTACCTCGCTTTATCACTTGAACTGAATGAGTTTCAGCATCAGACCTATAAAGCGAATAATATCCACAAACGATTCTCATGA
- a CDS encoding symporter small accessory protein produces the protein MLGFDDFWIGLVWFGTILAPLGCVLYGALMWNKGGEEE, from the coding sequence ATGTTGGGTTTTGATGATTTTTGGATCGGTTTAGTATGGTTCGGTACGATTCTTGCGCCTCTTGGGTGCGTCCTTTATGGTGCTCTGATGTGGAATAAGGGAGGGGAGGAAGAATGA
- a CDS encoding sodium:solute symporter family protein: MNLAILLPLVLVYIGIMSLLAYYGYKKTVTPEDYLVGGRNTNPIIMALSYGATFISTLAMVGFGGVASVYGMGLLWLAFLNIVLGIFVAFAVFGKRIRSMSSKLNASTFPTFLGKHYDSKFITVFAGVMIFIFMPAYTSIVLIGGGRFLQESLSINFNVALLVLAFIVAVYVITGGIKAVMYTDAFGAVIMLVGMAIFLFMTYQAVGGLFGGHRALQSLSSMVPDNLKADGHNGWMSMPDLGSPMWWTLVSTMILGVGIGVLAQPQLAMRSMTVSSNKSLYRSVIVGGVFIFFMAGAAYMIGPLSNVYFMETSGQLAIQAAGGNTDLVIPKMISTLMPDWFVYLFTLTLISATLSTVSSLIHVQSSAFGEDILRTIGVKKIFAGKISPNRLGVIVGVVLAVILAYALPGGIIAQATAFWFGICAAGFLPALTGALFWKRASRQGAAASMVVGFSMSVFGFLFLKSSQSSAFGVSQALFGRDFLLPFPWTNIDPLLYSLPLSTIVFISVSLMTNKKEKQEWNKEKIDAVQ; this comes from the coding sequence ATGAATTTAGCGATTTTACTACCACTTGTCCTTGTTTATATCGGGATAATGTCTTTACTCGCATATTATGGATACAAAAAGACAGTGACCCCGGAAGATTACCTTGTCGGAGGGCGTAATACAAACCCGATTATCATGGCTCTCTCCTATGGTGCAACGTTCATCAGCACATTGGCCATGGTAGGATTCGGAGGGGTCGCTTCTGTTTATGGGATGGGCTTATTATGGCTCGCTTTTTTGAATATCGTGTTAGGAATTTTCGTTGCTTTTGCTGTATTCGGGAAACGGATCCGTTCTATGTCCTCAAAGCTGAATGCCTCGACCTTTCCGACATTTCTAGGGAAACATTATGATTCTAAATTCATCACAGTTTTCGCAGGGGTGATGATTTTTATTTTTATGCCTGCCTACACGAGCATTGTTCTAATTGGAGGCGGGCGTTTCTTACAAGAATCGTTATCGATCAACTTTAATGTCGCGCTGCTGGTTCTTGCTTTCATAGTAGCGGTCTATGTCATTACCGGCGGGATAAAGGCTGTCATGTACACAGATGCCTTCGGGGCTGTGATCATGCTTGTGGGTATGGCGATCTTCTTGTTCATGACCTATCAGGCAGTAGGTGGACTGTTTGGTGGACACAGGGCGTTACAATCGTTGTCGAGCATGGTTCCGGACAATTTAAAAGCAGACGGGCATAATGGCTGGATGAGTATGCCGGACCTTGGATCACCGATGTGGTGGACACTTGTCAGTACAATGATTCTCGGTGTCGGGATCGGGGTACTGGCACAGCCGCAGCTTGCAATGAGAAGTATGACTGTTTCCAGTAACAAATCCCTTTATCGCTCGGTTATTGTCGGTGGGGTCTTTATTTTCTTCATGGCAGGGGCTGCGTATATGATCGGGCCGCTCAGCAACGTGTATTTCATGGAAACGAGTGGACAACTTGCCATCCAAGCAGCAGGAGGAAATACAGACCTTGTGATTCCAAAAATGATCAGTACCTTGATGCCAGATTGGTTTGTTTATTTATTCACGCTTACTTTGATTTCAGCTACGTTATCGACTGTCAGTTCTTTGATCCATGTCCAGTCCTCTGCTTTTGGGGAAGATATTTTGCGGACCATCGGTGTTAAGAAAATCTTTGCAGGTAAAATAAGCCCTAATCGACTGGGAGTGATCGTTGGAGTTGTGCTTGCAGTCATTCTTGCTTATGCACTTCCGGGTGGAATCATTGCCCAGGCGACAGCTTTTTGGTTCGGGATATGTGCGGCTGGATTTCTGCCGGCATTGACTGGTGCTCTATTTTGGAAAAGAGCATCAAGACAAGGGGCAGCCGCAAGTATGGTCGTCGGTTTTTCCATGAGTGTGTTCGGGTTTCTTTTTTTGAAAAGCTCCCAATCTTCAGCTTTCGGAGTCTCTCAAGCCCTATTCGGCCGTGATTTCCTGCTGCCATTTCCCTGGACGAACATTGACCCCTTGCTGTACTCCTTGCCACTCTCGACGATTGTATTTATCAGTGTAAGCTTGATGACGAATAAGAAAGAAAAACAGGAATGGAATAAAGAAAAAATAGACGCCGTTCAGTAA
- a CDS encoding LysR family transcriptional regulator has protein sequence MDLKQLRYFRTVAEEQQVTKAAKRLHMAQPPLSQQIKLMETELNLKLFDRQGRKLELTKAGEILFEKAGLLLQEFDEALIEVRETSEGMRGKMHIGSTKSCFSYLSTALNTFKTQHPHMTYQLREGDTYFLEECIKTREIELAIVRLPLHSEDFNILTLPSEPYILVAPEVWKISNEEGRIDVEELRDIPLMLLHRISGRGQFELIIEECRAHGFEPSITCECPDAAMLLSLVARGVGATIVPKSTLDAFPFRNLKSYRLRNADILAESAVIWQKDRYLTKASQRMIDTLETLKLENLPL, from the coding sequence ATGGATTTAAAACAATTACGCTATTTCCGTACAGTCGCAGAGGAACAGCAGGTAACGAAAGCAGCTAAGAGGCTGCACATGGCCCAACCACCTCTCAGTCAGCAAATCAAACTGATGGAAACAGAACTGAACTTGAAGTTGTTCGATCGTCAGGGACGTAAACTTGAACTGACAAAAGCTGGCGAAATCCTTTTTGAAAAAGCAGGACTGCTCCTTCAAGAATTTGATGAAGCACTAATCGAAGTACGTGAGACGAGTGAGGGGATGCGCGGAAAAATGCACATCGGTTCCACCAAGTCATGTTTTTCTTATTTGAGTACTGCTCTAAACACGTTCAAAACCCAACACCCCCATATGACTTATCAACTACGTGAGGGGGATACGTATTTCCTTGAAGAATGTATTAAAACTCGCGAAATTGAGCTGGCGATTGTCAGATTACCTCTCCATTCCGAGGACTTCAATATACTGACGCTTCCTTCTGAACCTTACATTCTCGTAGCCCCGGAGGTATGGAAAATCAGTAATGAAGAGGGAAGGATCGATGTGGAAGAACTTCGCGATATCCCGCTCATGTTGTTGCATCGGATTAGTGGACGCGGGCAATTCGAGTTAATTATCGAAGAATGCCGTGCCCACGGCTTTGAACCAAGTATTACATGTGAATGCCCGGATGCGGCCATGCTCCTTTCTCTCGTGGCTCGTGGTGTCGGAGCTACAATAGTTCCTAAGTCGACCCTTGACGCTTTTCCCTTCCGAAATTTAAAAAGCTATCGCCTGAGAAATGCTGACATTCTAGCTGAATCCGCCGTCATTTGGCAAAAAGACCGGTACCTGACAAAAGCATCCCAACGGATGATAGACACCTTGGAAACTTTGAAACTTGAAAACCTTCCACTTTGA
- the hpaE gene encoding 5-carboxymethyl-2-hydroxymuconate semialdehyde dehydrogenase, producing the protein MSDMHVAASEKQKALANVHNVQLYIDGRFVNAESNQEFDNINPFTNEKINSVASGGKEDIHKAALAAKRAFKGEWGNMKQKERLAFIYKIADLIDEHVEELAPLESYDTGLPLSITKKMVSRASQNFRFYAEMVSSRMVGDAYQVDDEFLNYTIHKPVGVAGLITPWNAPFMLETWKIAPALATGNTVILKPAEWSPLTANKLAEIIDKSGLPDGVFNVVHGFGETAGASLVAHEDVELISFTGETTTGSEIMKNGADALKRFSMELGGKSPIIVFDDADLTRALDACTWGIFSFNGERCTANSRLYIHEDVADRFIAALKERVDNIRVGDPLDERTQVGPLIHKEHFENVNSYLEIAKEEGCEVYQGRVPEEYKRGNYVPPTILLNADNSMRVVQEEIFGPVLAVMTFRDEEEVIELANDVRYGLAGYVWTKDIQRGHRVSQAVNAGMLWLNSQNVRDLRTPFGGSKHSGIGREGGYYAFEFYTEMQVVHVALGDHNIPQFGKK; encoded by the coding sequence ATGAGTGACATGCATGTAGCAGCAAGTGAAAAACAGAAAGCACTCGCCAATGTGCACAATGTCCAGCTTTATATTGATGGTCGGTTCGTCAATGCTGAATCGAATCAGGAGTTTGATAACATCAATCCATTTACAAATGAAAAAATTAACAGCGTGGCCTCAGGTGGGAAAGAGGACATCCATAAAGCAGCACTTGCTGCTAAACGAGCATTCAAAGGTGAATGGGGAAATATGAAGCAGAAGGAACGCCTTGCTTTCATTTATAAGATTGCGGATCTGATTGATGAACATGTGGAAGAACTTGCGCCACTGGAATCTTATGATACAGGGCTGCCGCTAAGCATTACGAAAAAAATGGTCAGCCGTGCTTCACAGAACTTCCGCTTTTACGCAGAGATGGTTTCAAGCCGGATGGTGGGGGACGCCTATCAAGTCGATGATGAGTTTTTGAACTACACGATTCATAAACCAGTTGGAGTGGCGGGGTTGATTACACCTTGGAATGCTCCTTTCATGTTGGAAACGTGGAAAATCGCACCGGCTCTTGCGACTGGAAACACCGTCATTTTGAAACCGGCAGAATGGTCGCCGCTTACAGCCAACAAACTGGCTGAAATTATCGACAAATCAGGATTGCCTGACGGCGTATTCAATGTTGTTCACGGTTTTGGGGAAACAGCTGGGGCATCACTGGTCGCTCACGAAGATGTCGAGCTCATTTCCTTTACAGGGGAAACGACCACGGGTTCTGAAATAATGAAAAACGGAGCCGATGCTTTGAAACGCTTTTCCATGGAACTAGGTGGAAAATCACCGATCATCGTCTTTGATGATGCGGATCTGACTCGAGCTTTGGATGCCTGCACGTGGGGAATCTTTTCTTTCAATGGCGAACGGTGTACAGCCAATTCAAGACTTTATATCCACGAAGATGTTGCTGATCGATTCATCGCCGCCTTGAAGGAACGGGTCGATAATATCAGGGTTGGTGACCCGTTGGATGAAAGGACCCAGGTCGGACCGCTTATTCATAAGGAACATTTTGAAAATGTGAACAGCTATCTTGAGATTGCTAAAGAAGAAGGCTGTGAGGTTTACCAGGGCCGTGTCCCAGAGGAATATAAACGAGGTAATTACGTACCGCCGACAATTTTACTCAATGCTGACAACTCTATGCGTGTGGTCCAGGAGGAGATTTTCGGTCCTGTGCTGGCGGTCATGACCTTCCGTGATGAAGAGGAAGTGATCGAACTTGCAAACGATGTGCGCTATGGTTTGGCAGGATATGTATGGACGAAGGATATCCAGCGCGGCCATCGAGTTTCACAGGCTGTCAATGCCGGGATGCTTTGGCTTAACTCTCAAAATGTGCGTGATTTACGGACACCGTTCGGTGGGTCCAAACATAGTGGGATAGGGCGCGAAGGTGGCTATTATGCGTTTGAATTTTATACAGAAATGCAAGTTGTACATGTAGCGCTGGGTGACCATAATATCCCACAATTCGGTAAAAAATAA
- the hpaB gene encoding 4-hydroxyphenylacetate 3-monooxygenase, oxygenase component, with protein MPAKTGAQYIERLKKAKNNVYIAGERVEDPTTHPAFKNVIQSMAKLYDKQYEKPDKMLYTSPKTGDQVGMTFYQPETVEDLIKRREAIQEWARLSGGMMGRSPDYLNAEVMAMGVANDLFAEDDPMFAENAKNYYDYARENDISLTHTLIHPQVNREKAQHEQQDANVALHLVEKRSDGIVVDGARLLATQGGITDEILVFPSTVKKAGELDDPYSLAFVVPNNTKGLKFFSRESFDYGKNEWDHPLGGRFEEGDAIVYFDNVFVPWEKVFVCGNSSICNRTFVETNAVVHMSHQVVAKNIVKTEFVLGVILSVMDSIGIDKFQHVMDKGTEVMLILENMKSHLYKAEHNAKLDKWGTMTPDFEALNAARNWFPRVYPRMTEILRILGASGMMGIPSEADFQNEEIAPLLDRALQSKNLQGYDRVKLFRLAWDVTMSAFGSRQTHYEYYFFGDPVKMGMTYFDQFDKEPYKAFVQDFLSDVKSSKPTKV; from the coding sequence ATGCCAGCTAAAACAGGTGCACAATATATTGAACGATTGAAGAAAGCGAAAAACAACGTCTATATCGCTGGAGAACGAGTGGAGGATCCGACCACGCATCCGGCATTCAAAAATGTGATCCAATCAATGGCGAAACTTTATGATAAACAATATGAAAAGCCGGATAAAATGCTTTATACCTCCCCAAAAACGGGAGATCAAGTCGGTATGACGTTTTACCAGCCTGAGACGGTTGAGGATTTGATTAAAAGAAGGGAAGCCATCCAGGAATGGGCGCGCCTTTCCGGCGGAATGATGGGACGGTCCCCTGATTATTTGAATGCAGAAGTCATGGCGATGGGAGTGGCCAATGATCTTTTTGCGGAAGACGATCCGATGTTCGCAGAGAACGCGAAAAACTATTACGACTATGCGCGCGAGAATGATATCAGTTTGACGCACACTTTGATCCACCCGCAAGTGAACCGGGAGAAAGCCCAGCATGAACAACAAGATGCGAATGTCGCGCTTCATCTTGTTGAGAAAAGAAGTGACGGAATCGTTGTAGACGGTGCCCGGCTGCTGGCTACTCAAGGTGGAATCACTGATGAGATCCTCGTCTTCCCTTCCACAGTGAAAAAGGCAGGCGAGCTTGATGATCCCTACTCCCTTGCTTTTGTCGTGCCGAATAATACAAAAGGACTCAAGTTCTTTAGCCGTGAATCATTCGATTATGGCAAGAATGAATGGGACCACCCATTAGGCGGGCGCTTTGAAGAGGGCGATGCCATTGTTTATTTTGACAATGTTTTTGTGCCGTGGGAGAAGGTATTTGTTTGTGGGAATTCATCCATATGTAACCGCACATTTGTTGAAACCAATGCCGTTGTGCACATGTCTCACCAGGTTGTAGCCAAAAATATCGTGAAGACAGAATTCGTCCTCGGCGTTATTCTAAGTGTCATGGATTCCATCGGCATCGATAAATTTCAACACGTGATGGATAAGGGAACTGAAGTGATGTTGATCTTGGAAAATATGAAATCACACCTTTATAAAGCAGAGCACAATGCGAAACTTGATAAATGGGGAACGATGACACCAGATTTTGAAGCCTTGAATGCAGCACGCAACTGGTTTCCGCGCGTCTACCCGCGGATGACAGAAATCCTCCGTATTCTCGGTGCTTCAGGGATGATGGGAATCCCTTCTGAAGCTGATTTTCAAAACGAGGAGATTGCTCCGTTACTCGATCGGGCGTTACAGTCGAAGAATCTGCAAGGCTATGATCGTGTGAAACTCTTCCGTTTAGCCTGGGACGTGACAATGAGTGCGTTCGGAAGCAGGCAGACGCATTATGAGTATTACTTCTTCGGGGATCCGGTCAAGATGGGAATGACTTATTTCGATCAGTTCGATAAAGAGCCGTATAAAGCGTTCGTCCAGGATTTTTTAAGTGATGTGAAATCATCTAAACCGACAAAAGTGTGA
- the hpaD gene encoding 3,4-dihydroxyphenylacetate 2,3-dioxygenase, with the protein MSFDIIRSGRAVLHVTDLEKSRKFYDALGFIVTDSDEEQIFLRGLEEHNHHSLLLKKKHEPALEVISYKVRSEADLDRLAAKLEQDGYQVKWIDKQKALGRAFRYQDISGLPVEFYCQMETVERKLQQYDLYKGAKVQRIDHFNCMVSDVESVQDYYMKELGFSCSEYTAGEEDKVWATWLHRKPSVHDVAFMNGDGPRLHHVGFWLKDPMSLIDGCDFLASIGYAPNIERGPGRHGLSNAFFLYLRDPDGHRIELYNGDYLTSDPDFKPIRWELNDPMRQTFWGHEAPDCWFEEATEVLDVNSQKKVKTTAAKLKKHKPTFVI; encoded by the coding sequence ATGAGTTTTGATATTATTCGTTCAGGACGCGCCGTTTTACATGTCACAGACTTAGAAAAATCTCGAAAATTCTATGATGCGCTCGGTTTTATAGTGACGGACTCAGATGAAGAGCAAATTTTCTTAAGAGGATTAGAGGAGCACAATCATCACAGTCTGCTGCTAAAGAAGAAACATGAGCCGGCATTGGAGGTCATCAGCTATAAGGTTCGCTCAGAAGCTGACTTGGACCGATTGGCAGCAAAGCTTGAGCAAGACGGTTATCAAGTGAAGTGGATCGACAAGCAAAAAGCGCTCGGGCGTGCCTTTCGCTATCAAGATATCTCTGGCCTCCCTGTCGAGTTTTATTGCCAAATGGAGACGGTCGAACGCAAGCTGCAGCAATACGACCTTTATAAGGGAGCGAAAGTGCAGCGCATCGATCATTTCAATTGTATGGTCTCGGATGTAGAGTCTGTGCAGGATTATTATATGAAGGAACTCGGTTTTTCCTGTTCTGAGTACACAGCTGGTGAAGAAGATAAAGTCTGGGCTACATGGCTTCATCGTAAACCGAGTGTCCATGATGTCGCCTTTATGAATGGGGATGGGCCGCGCCTTCACCATGTAGGCTTTTGGTTGAAGGATCCAATGAGTCTGATCGACGGTTGTGATTTCCTCGCATCTATCGGCTATGCGCCTAATATCGAACGCGGGCCTGGCCGCCACGGATTATCTAATGCCTTTTTCCTATACCTGCGTGATCCTGATGGGCATCGGATTGAACTATATAACGGTGATTACTTGACAAGTGACCCGGATTTCAAACCGATTCGATGGGAACTGAATGACCCGATGCGTCAAACTTTCTGGGGACACGAAGCTCCTGACTGCTGGTTTGAAGAAGCCACCGAAGTGCTGGACGTGAACAGTCAAAAGAAAGTGAAGACAACAGCCGCCAAGTTGAAAAAACATAAACCGACCTTTGTGATTTAA
- a CDS encoding flavin reductase family protein, giving the protein MDDRMFRTAMGKFATGVTVIASEANGEVHGMTANAFMSVSLDPKLILISVGKNAKMNQTIQQAQKFTVNILSENQQEMSMIFAGQMEGREVGFDRFEEMPIIENSLVSLACNVYDAHEAGDHMLYVGEVVNLCIQDGDPLTFFEGKYNSHVTS; this is encoded by the coding sequence ATGGACGATCGTATGTTTCGGACAGCTATGGGGAAATTTGCTACAGGAGTCACTGTCATCGCTTCAGAAGCAAACGGTGAAGTACATGGAATGACAGCGAATGCTTTCATGTCCGTTTCACTGGATCCCAAACTTATCCTTATCTCTGTCGGGAAAAATGCAAAAATGAACCAGACCATTCAACAAGCCCAGAAATTCACGGTCAATATCCTGTCAGAAAATCAACAGGAAATGTCGATGATTTTTGCCGGCCAAATGGAAGGTCGTGAAGTGGGATTCGATCGCTTTGAAGAAATGCCGATCATCGAAAACTCACTCGTTAGTCTGGCGTGCAACGTATATGACGCACATGAAGCGGGCGACCACATGTTATACGTCGGAGAAGTGGTCAATTTGTGTATCCAGGATGGTGACCCACTGACGTTTTTCGAAGGGAAATATAATTCTCACGTAACTTCATAA